A genomic segment from Wolbachia endosymbiont of Ctenocephalides felis wCfeF encodes:
- a CDS encoding Ribosomal RNA small subunit methyltransferase E, with amino-acid sequence MEKIRLYVEKALSQGVSLELSPRQSHYVCNVMRLKKNANISFFNGKDGEWLGEIVDTSHKLAKATLKECTKQQQYEENSYLYCAMVKNAALGNIIRQATEMGVTCIQFTLTEHTVVKNVNLGRAKLQAIEAAEQCGRTSVPEILPPINFRDLPDSQDRSFILCDETGQGKPPNEVLKNKKNIAIIVGPEGGFSHNELSFADKFCQKLSLGKRILRVDTAVVAALTLASVSTIHLYRVADET; translated from the coding sequence ATGGAAAAAATTAGACTTTACGTTGAGAAGGCGTTATCACAAGGCGTTAGTTTAGAGCTTAGTCCAAGGCAAAGTCACTATGTTTGTAACGTCATGCGACTTAAGAAGAATGCCAATATTTCTTTTTTTAATGGAAAGGATGGAGAGTGGTTAGGAGAAATAGTTGATACATCACATAAATTAGCAAAAGCTACACTTAAAGAATGTACCAAACAACAGCAATATGAAGAAAATTCGTATCTATATTGTGCTATGGTAAAAAATGCCGCTTTAGGCAACATAATAAGGCAGGCAACTGAAATGGGGGTAACCTGCATCCAATTCACTTTGACGGAGCATACAGTGGTAAAAAATGTTAATCTGGGTAGAGCAAAATTACAGGCAATTGAAGCGGCAGAACAATGTGGTAGAACAAGTGTGCCAGAGATTTTACCTCCTATTAATTTTCGTGATTTACCTGACTCTCAGGATAGAAGTTTTATTTTATGTGATGAAACAGGGCAGGGAAAGCCTCCTAATGAAGTTCTGAAGAACAAAAAAAATATTGCTATTATTGTTGGTCCTGAAGGTGGTTTCTCACACAATGAACTTAGCTTTGCTGATAAGTTCTGTCAGAAATTAAGTCTAGGGAAGAGAATTTTAAGAGTAGACACTGCCGTAGTTGCTGCGCTCACTTTGGCCAGTGTAAGCACTATTCACCTGTACAGGGTTGCTGACGAGACTTAG
- a CDS encoding Chromosome partition protein Smc, translating into MPTNFLTLKEILAELKGKNSITVLRKYCQDEWEFYDLLRDLMNNEDFNQACIDKSFNESCQKDFDHYIELANQAKKAVSKYFERKDIELQAYYTETNDADRILNINLANHDGNEPIRISDILQQEKNISKLNVYCDKKHDIYAYRKNKKRYYEFKEGAYYEMISTWPATDKSGKTFMCTMVMNVSSDGITEILKFDGRDFESPSREFWELIGLNKELYIQGLSLYDAVKALLERNKNAPLPDVVPTADNDSRNSEPIRSNQDKEIEKQEVHPGHDADNNPISPTNSDASTQTEVDSRQVATQQEIKELNKQRDDLQRELERAKQAIEAQEKKIENLQVEKNKIHEESREEVEKLNEKIEAMKQKIEWLERGSSNLQSELEKEKQKNVELEKYNNDLQNEFRKEGQKNIELQANLTQKNEELASISANLQEKTQELENMRGEKEELISKLKELQKELNQLKEKNYKLEDENDQLECSNKKLEKEKEQLLQKILGLEEAQLSLEGEKQALSDRLSNSVEKRIKSKQELIKARQEIEKLGEENSSLQAEYKEEKQKLKKEMGKIYEKIIQLNAEQEQKDQELHEKNKELEEKLKFVNAQNKKLKDELEKSKRAEQQTYEDAELEISENHKTMQGLHAQLQKLKQENQEVEKHYICTIEKLAYEIEDLKPELENERKTRKKYHMLLEEQDIEINDLKKIIEDKVQEVENLKGELQNKKEGEIFRNQTKALGKDIHLLASKQIDLNQAYTITADVLNDPDNVPLKKRKLSRSLSIDNGYDSGKESYNNRCHSPLSLVSNPVQVNSAYTGQSERSNYGSVYS; encoded by the coding sequence ATGCCAACAAATTTTCTGACGTTAAAAGAAATATTAGCAGAACTAAAAGGAAAAAACAGCATTACTGTTTTAAGGAAATATTGTCAGGATGAATGGGAATTTTACGATCTGTTAAGAGACTTAATGAATAATGAGGATTTTAATCAAGCGTGTATAGACAAATCTTTCAACGAAAGCTGTCAGAAAGATTTTGATCACTACATAGAACTAGCAAACCAGGCAAAAAAAGCTGTAAGTAAATATTTTGAAAGGAAAGACATAGAGCTTCAGGCTTATTATACAGAAACTAATGACGCTGATAGAATTTTAAACATTAATCTTGCTAACCATGATGGAAATGAACCAATTAGAATCAGTGATATTTTACAGCAAGAAAAAAATATTAGTAAATTGAATGTATATTGCGATAAAAAGCACGATATATACGCTTATCGAAAAAACAAAAAAAGATACTATGAATTTAAAGAGGGTGCATATTATGAGATGATAAGCACTTGGCCTGCGACAGATAAATCTGGGAAAACTTTTATGTGTACCATGGTTATGAACGTAAGTAGTGATGGCATCACTGAAATACTGAAATTTGATGGTAGAGATTTTGAATCACCATCGAGGGAGTTTTGGGAATTAATAGGACTGAATAAGGAATTATACATTCAAGGTCTCTCCTTATATGATGCTGTGAAAGCATTATTGGAAAGAAATAAAAATGCACCATTGCCCGATGTTGTACCCACTGCTGATAATGACTCACGAAATAGTGAACCTATAAGGAGCAACCAAGACAAGGAAATAGAGAAACAAGAGGTACACCCTGGACATGATGCTGACAATAACCCTATTTCTCCTACTAATAGCGATGCATCAACTCAAACAGAGGTTGATTCACGGCAGGTTGCAACTCAGCAAGAAATTAAAGAATTAAACAAGCAGAGGGATGATTTACAACGTGAACTCGAACGAGCTAAGCAAGCAATTGAAGCACAAGAGAAAAAGATTGAAAATTTACAAGTAGAAAAGAATAAAATACATGAGGAGTCTAGGGAAGAAGTAGAGAAATTAAATGAGAAGATTGAAGCAATGAAGCAAAAGATTGAATGGTTAGAGAGAGGAAGCAGCAACTTACAAAGTGAGCTTGAAAAAGAGAAGCAAAAAAATGTAGAGTTAGAGAAGTATAATAATGATTTACAAAATGAATTTAGAAAGGAGGGGCAAAAAAATATAGAACTACAAGCTAACCTAACACAAAAAAATGAAGAGTTAGCAAGTATATCAGCAAATCTGCAGGAGAAAACACAAGAACTTGAAAATATGCGTGGAGAAAAGGAAGAGTTGATAAGTAAATTAAAGGAATTGCAAAAGGAACTAAATCAACTTAAAGAGAAAAATTATAAATTAGAGGACGAGAACGATCAGTTAGAATGCTCCAATAAGAAGCTAGAGAAAGAAAAAGAACAGCTTTTACAAAAGATATTAGGTTTGGAAGAAGCGCAACTATCATTGGAAGGAGAAAAGCAAGCATTAAGTGATAGATTAAGCAACAGTGTAGAAAAACGAATAAAATCAAAACAGGAACTTATAAAAGCCAGACAAGAAATTGAAAAACTAGGGGAAGAGAATAGTAGTTTACAAGCTGAGTATAAAGAAGAGAAACAAAAACTCAAAAAAGAAATGGGCAAAATATATGAAAAAATAATCCAACTTAATGCAGAGCAAGAGCAGAAAGATCAAGAGCTCCATGAGAAAAATAAAGAACTAGAGGAAAAGTTAAAATTTGTTAACGCACAAAACAAGAAGTTAAAGGATGAGCTGGAAAAATCAAAAAGAGCAGAACAGCAAACATATGAAGACGCAGAACTAGAAATAAGTGAAAATCATAAAACTATGCAAGGCTTGCATGCTCAACTGCAGAAATTAAAACAGGAAAATCAAGAAGTAGAGAAGCATTATATATGTACAATAGAAAAACTAGCGTATGAAATTGAAGATTTGAAACCCGAGCTAGAGAATGAGAGGAAAACGCGCAAAAAATATCATATGTTATTAGAAGAACAAGATATAGAGATTAATGATTTGAAAAAAATAATTGAAGATAAAGTTCAGGAAGTTGAAAATCTGAAGGGCGAATTACAAAACAAGAAAGAAGGGGAAATTTTCCGTAATCAAACAAAAGCGCTGGGAAAAGACATTCATCTACTCGCCAGTAAACAAATTGACCTCAATCAAGCATATACAATAACGGCAGATGTTCTTAATGATCCTGATAATGTTCCATTAAAGAAGAGAAAACTATCCAGATCTTTGAGCATTGACAACGGATATGATAGCGGTAAGGAAAGTTATAATAATCGTTGTCATTCACCTCTAAGTCTCGTCAGCAACCCTGTACAGGTGAATAGTGCTTACACTGGCCAAAGTGAGCGCAGCAACTACGGCAGTGTCTACTCTTAA
- a CDS encoding Cold shock protein CspA yields MEFGNIKWFNAEKGYGFIKPEAKGSDVFVHISTLERSGIRPDSLRGENKEKGIKGERVSYELKEERGRNGEEKKSAINLKLLED; encoded by the coding sequence ATGGAATTTGGTAATATAAAGTGGTTTAATGCCGAAAAAGGTTATGGTTTTATTAAGCCAGAGGCTAAAGGAAGTGATGTTTTCGTACATATCAGTACGTTAGAACGTTCAGGAATAAGACCTGATTCACTTAGAGGAGAAAATAAGGAGAAGGGAATAAAAGGAGAAAGAGTAAGCTATGAGCTCAAAGAGGAGCGAGGTAGAAATGGAGAAGAGAAAAAATCTGCAATAAATTTAAAGTTGCTAGAAGACTAA
- a CDS encoding DEAD-box ATP-dependent RNA helicase CshA — protein sequence MVKVFVSSFQEMNLPVLLRRALDKHNLSAPTPIQTQAIPLALQGKDILGSAQTGTGKTLAFAIPLVAKLLDESNAGSALVIVPTRELAQQVTNEVRKLLFQNSVLKIALLIGGEPIFKQLNQLRKKPRIVIGTPGRIIDHIARKTLITHNINTLVLDETDRMFDMGFGIQIEEIMKYLPKTRQTLMFSATLPGDIVKLAEKYLSQPERVSVEHEATTSTKIKQEIIYASESEKYGKLVTQLCQREGSIIIFVKTKQGADQLANKLREDNYSTLAIHGDLRQHKRERVINSFRRGRNQIMVATDVASRGLDIPHIQHVINYDVPQSQADYIHRIGRTARAGAEGYALSFITPQDKRRLPALVDKKGELNFDSNVQFKKRSSKKTFKRPSALKAKYGKKRINTFKERSRVLQNVHSSIF from the coding sequence ATGGTAAAAGTTTTTGTGAGCAGCTTTCAGGAGATGAATCTTCCAGTTTTGCTCAGGCGAGCTCTAGACAAACACAATCTTTCCGCTCCAACTCCGATTCAAACACAGGCAATTCCTTTAGCTCTACAGGGTAAAGATATTCTCGGATCTGCTCAAACAGGAACTGGAAAAACTTTGGCGTTTGCTATTCCGTTGGTTGCTAAGTTATTAGATGAGTCTAATGCTGGTTCAGCCTTAGTTATAGTACCAACCCGAGAGTTAGCACAGCAGGTAACGAATGAGGTAAGAAAACTCTTATTTCAAAATTCCGTGTTAAAGATTGCCTTACTAATTGGTGGCGAGCCTATCTTCAAGCAGCTAAATCAGCTTCGGAAAAAGCCGCGAATTGTAATAGGTACTCCTGGTCGTATTATAGACCATATTGCACGTAAAACTTTGATTACTCACAATATCAACACTCTTGTGCTTGATGAAACAGATCGTATGTTCGATATGGGTTTTGGAATTCAAATTGAAGAGATTATGAAATATCTGCCAAAAACACGGCAAACTCTAATGTTCTCTGCAACTCTTCCTGGTGATATAGTTAAGCTTGCTGAGAAATACCTCAGTCAGCCAGAACGTGTTTCTGTTGAGCATGAAGCTACAACTTCTACGAAAATCAAGCAAGAAATTATTTATGCATCAGAATCAGAAAAGTATGGCAAACTTGTTACACAATTATGTCAGCGTGAAGGATCAATCATTATTTTTGTCAAAACAAAGCAAGGAGCAGATCAGCTGGCTAACAAATTGCGTGAAGATAACTATAGCACTTTAGCAATTCATGGTGATTTAAGACAGCACAAGCGCGAAAGAGTCATCAATTCCTTTCGTCGCGGTCGCAATCAAATCATGGTTGCAACGGATGTTGCCTCTCGTGGTCTTGATATTCCCCACATACAACACGTTATCAATTATGATGTACCGCAATCGCAAGCTGACTACATTCATCGCATAGGTAGAACTGCACGCGCTGGAGCTGAAGGATACGCATTATCTTTCATTACACCTCAAGATAAGAGAAGGCTACCTGCACTTGTAGACAAAAAAGGAGAGTTAAATTTTGATTCCAACGTGCAATTCAAAAAACGTAGTAGTAAAAAAACCTTTAAAAGACCAAGTGCACTGAAAGCTAAATATGGTAAGAAAAGGATCAATACTTTCAAAGAGAGAAGCAGAGTGCTACAAAATGTACATTCTTCTATTTTTTAG
- a CDS encoding Metalloprotease PmbA, whose amino-acid sequence MNVLNIAADIIKLIKKQNQDAEVIIYETNKISVSQRLSKIEQISQSKNCTIGIKAIAGKTKAAYISTNDLNNLDDTVNQVVEMAKNAPEDPYINFAIGGDNYISSADLGILDNNVVTIDNLKGIAEAAENSALAHKNIINSEGASSSHTVVNTALSTVSGFIGSFSKSTFVNQVSVVAGEESEMKIGYDYDVACNFGDLKPPELIGKEAAKRAIDQLNSRTIKTGKFPVIFEKRAAKELVKSFASAINGSNIVSNSSFLRNSLNTQIFNDRINIIDDPLLPRGIESRPFDGEGITSRKNTLVKNGVLQNWILDLYSAKKLNLETTGNATRTSNAAIVPAASNLYIENSNISFEELIEEVKEGIYITDLFGFGVNLINGDYSQGASGFFIENGKITYPIHEITVASNLKDMFSNLVVASDLTFCGQFNSPTIKVSEMTVAGSLNN is encoded by the coding sequence ATGAATGTACTAAATATTGCAGCAGATATCATCAAACTAATAAAAAAGCAGAACCAAGATGCAGAAGTTATAATATATGAAACCAACAAAATCTCGGTTTCTCAACGGCTATCAAAAATTGAACAAATATCACAATCTAAGAATTGCACAATAGGAATTAAAGCTATAGCAGGCAAGACCAAAGCTGCGTATATTTCTACAAACGATTTAAACAACCTTGATGATACGGTTAATCAAGTAGTAGAAATGGCAAAGAACGCACCAGAAGATCCTTACATTAATTTTGCCATAGGTGGAGATAATTATATCTCTTCTGCAGACTTAGGTATCTTAGACAATAATGTTGTAACTATTGATAATTTAAAAGGGATTGCTGAAGCCGCAGAAAATTCAGCTCTTGCACATAAAAATATCATTAACTCCGAGGGGGCCTCTTCTTCACATACCGTAGTAAACACAGCATTATCTACCGTTTCTGGTTTTATTGGCTCATTTAGCAAATCAACCTTTGTTAATCAAGTTTCCGTTGTTGCTGGAGAAGAAAGTGAAATGAAAATTGGCTATGACTACGATGTAGCGTGCAATTTCGGCGATTTAAAGCCACCAGAGTTAATAGGAAAAGAGGCAGCAAAAAGAGCTATTGATCAATTGAATTCACGCACAATCAAAACTGGTAAATTTCCGGTCATTTTTGAAAAAAGAGCAGCAAAAGAGTTAGTGAAAAGTTTCGCTTCTGCTATAAATGGCAGTAACATTGTAAGTAACAGCTCTTTCTTGAGAAATAGTTTAAATACTCAGATTTTCAACGATAGAATCAACATTATTGATGACCCATTATTGCCAAGGGGTATAGAATCAAGACCATTTGATGGAGAAGGAATAACCAGCAGGAAAAATACACTTGTAAAGAATGGAGTACTACAAAATTGGATTTTGGATCTATATTCGGCTAAAAAATTAAACTTGGAAACAACAGGAAATGCAACTCGCACAAGTAATGCCGCAATTGTTCCTGCAGCCAGTAACCTTTATATTGAAAATAGCAATATATCGTTTGAGGAATTAATTGAGGAAGTGAAAGAGGGGATATACATAACTGATTTATTTGGTTTTGGTGTTAATCTAATCAATGGTGATTACAGTCAAGGCGCATCAGGATTTTTTATAGAAAATGGAAAAATAACGTATCCAATACACGAGATTACTGTTGCCAGCAATTTAAAAGATATGTTTAGCAACTTAGTTGTTGCAAGCGATTTAACTTTTTGTGGGCAATTTAATTCACCAACGATTAAAGTTAGTGAAATGACAGTTGCAGGCTCGCTTAACAATTAG